The following proteins are encoded in a genomic region of Neochlamydia sp. AcF84:
- the alaS gene encoding alanine--tRNA ligase: MLTQEIRRQFLHYFKNKQHSIIASSPVVPHDDPTLLFTNAGMNQFKDVFLGDTIRDYNRATTSQKCIRVGGKHNDLENVGHTARHLTFFEMLGNFSFGDYFKAEAIQFAWEVSTQVFGFEAERIWPSVFREDEEAFELWTQYVPTHKITRLDEKDNFWAMGEVGPCGPCSELYYDRGPKYGKASKLSEDSEGSRYLEFWNLVFMQYNRSSPAQLAPLPKPSIDTGAGLERVISLKMDVDSVFETDVLRSLIAQVEQVSGIPYDPANPHLAPAFRVIVDHLRCLAFAIADGVQPSNIDRGYVLRKVLRRAVRYGRMLGIEDPFLAKVLPRLVETMGSDYKELQRGQSLIAEILTIEEEAFFRTLRRGGNILNQIIDKAQGSNKKITGDEAFKLKDTYGLPMEEILLIAKDSALTVDVERYQILEQEAKERSRSSQKTIQKVASENLYASFTEKHGSTKFVGYQQQQTLSKIQGILHNGEFVTSLEEGQEGIILLDQTPFYAEMGGQIGDLGVIKGDHKLFQVMDCKSPYKGIIAHIGRVEKGCLTTADTLTATIDSRRRQKIANNHTATHLLHWALSQVLGEHIKQAGSVVDAERLRFDFNHHKALTHEEILALEDLINAKIRTNQAVKGYEIPYEEAQKREDIKQFFGEKYSSLVRVVDIDYSKELCGGTHTNFLGTIGYFRIAKESSIAAGVRRIEAVTGAEAEALNREAEKTILESAALLKTSPAKLKEKTEKLLEENKQLSQQLKNLQKIQRDNLVHSLLEKMEKLPQVNLIASQVDLSPEELRLCAEDLMARFKSGVLILAASYEERCQFIIRVTEDLVAQGIQASEIVKKIAPTIEGSGGGKPSNAQAGGKAPHKVEQALAQVREMLGDRPSDKKVG; encoded by the coding sequence ATGCTTACTCAAGAAATTCGTCGCCAATTTCTCCATTATTTTAAAAATAAGCAACACTCTATAATTGCCTCCTCCCCTGTAGTGCCTCACGATGATCCTACTCTTCTTTTTACCAATGCAGGCATGAACCAATTTAAAGACGTTTTCTTGGGCGATACTATACGAGATTATAATCGAGCGACTACCTCCCAGAAATGCATCCGGGTGGGAGGAAAACATAATGATCTTGAAAATGTAGGGCATACCGCACGGCATTTAACATTCTTTGAGATGCTCGGCAATTTTTCCTTTGGCGACTATTTTAAAGCAGAAGCTATTCAATTTGCTTGGGAAGTTTCTACTCAAGTTTTTGGATTTGAGGCAGAGCGCATCTGGCCTAGCGTTTTCCGAGAAGATGAGGAAGCTTTCGAGCTTTGGACCCAGTATGTCCCTACCCATAAAATTACTCGTCTAGATGAAAAGGACAACTTTTGGGCGATGGGAGAGGTAGGGCCTTGTGGACCTTGTTCTGAGCTATACTATGATCGAGGGCCTAAATATGGCAAAGCTTCTAAGCTTAGTGAAGATAGCGAAGGAAGTCGCTATCTTGAATTTTGGAATTTAGTCTTCATGCAATATAATCGCTCATCGCCTGCGCAGCTTGCTCCTCTACCTAAGCCATCGATAGATACCGGAGCAGGCTTAGAACGCGTGATTAGCCTAAAGATGGATGTAGATTCTGTCTTTGAAACAGATGTGTTACGTAGCTTAATCGCTCAAGTTGAGCAGGTCTCAGGCATTCCTTATGACCCTGCTAATCCTCATCTAGCCCCTGCTTTTCGTGTGATTGTCGACCATTTGCGCTGCTTAGCTTTTGCTATAGCCGATGGGGTTCAGCCCAGTAATATCGACCGAGGATATGTTTTAAGGAAAGTTTTAAGACGTGCTGTACGCTATGGACGTATGTTAGGGATAGAAGATCCTTTCCTAGCTAAAGTACTTCCTCGGCTAGTTGAAACGATGGGCAGCGACTATAAAGAATTGCAAAGAGGACAAAGTCTTATTGCTGAAATTTTAACGATAGAAGAAGAAGCTTTTTTCCGTACCTTACGCCGAGGTGGCAATATTCTTAATCAAATCATTGATAAAGCTCAAGGCAGCAACAAAAAAATTACAGGTGATGAAGCTTTTAAACTTAAAGATACGTATGGCCTGCCCATGGAAGAAATCCTATTGATTGCTAAAGATTCAGCTCTTACTGTTGATGTAGAACGCTATCAAATTCTAGAGCAAGAGGCTAAAGAACGTTCTCGTAGCTCTCAAAAAACTATCCAAAAAGTAGCTTCAGAAAATCTATACGCAAGTTTTACTGAAAAGCATGGATCTACAAAATTTGTAGGCTATCAGCAACAACAGACTTTAAGTAAAATCCAAGGCATTCTCCACAACGGGGAATTTGTCACCTCCCTAGAAGAAGGCCAGGAAGGCATTATTCTTCTTGACCAAACACCCTTTTACGCAGAAATGGGTGGACAAATAGGAGATCTAGGAGTTATTAAAGGAGATCACAAGCTCTTTCAAGTTATGGATTGTAAATCCCCCTATAAAGGTATTATCGCTCACATAGGTAGAGTAGAAAAAGGCTGCTTGACCACAGCGGATACCTTGACAGCCACGATCGATTCAAGACGACGTCAAAAGATTGCTAACAACCACACAGCTACCCATCTTCTACATTGGGCTCTTTCTCAGGTATTAGGAGAGCACATCAAGCAGGCTGGCTCGGTAGTAGATGCTGAACGCCTCCGCTTTGACTTCAATCATCATAAAGCCTTGACTCATGAAGAAATCTTAGCTCTTGAGGATCTGATTAATGCTAAAATTCGCACTAATCAAGCCGTCAAAGGGTATGAAATTCCCTATGAAGAGGCGCAAAAAAGAGAAGATATTAAACAATTTTTTGGGGAAAAATATAGTTCTCTCGTGCGAGTTGTGGATATAGACTATTCTAAAGAGTTATGCGGAGGCACGCATACCAATTTTTTAGGCACTATTGGTTATTTTCGTATCGCCAAAGAAAGCAGCATTGCTGCAGGCGTGCGACGCATTGAAGCAGTTACGGGGGCAGAAGCTGAAGCTCTCAATCGTGAAGCAGAAAAAACAATCTTAGAGAGTGCAGCTTTACTAAAAACATCGCCTGCTAAGCTAAAAGAAAAAACAGAAAAGCTATTAGAAGAAAATAAGCAATTATCTCAGCAGCTAAAAAACCTTCAAAAAATCCAAAGAGATAATCTTGTCCACTCTCTTTTAGAAAAAATGGAAAAACTTCCTCAAGTTAATCTGATTGCATCCCAAGTGGATCTCTCCCCTGAGGAACTGCGCTTATGTGCTGAAGACCTTATGGCACGCTTTAAATCAGGTGTGTTAATCCTTGCAGCTTCTTATGAAGAGCGCTGCCAATTTATCATTCGTGTAACTGAAGATTTAGTGGCCCAAGGCATCCAAGCTTCTGAGATAGTCAAGAAGATTGCCCCCACTATTGAAGGTAGCGGAGGAGGCAAGCCTAGCAATGCCCAAGCAGGAGGAAAAGCCCCTCATAAGGTTGAGCAGGCCTTAGCACAAGTACGTGAAATGCTTGGAGATCGACCTTCCGATAAAAAAGTTGGCTGA
- the mfd gene encoding transcription-repair coupling factor, which translates to MFKEIIKSEKIQKLEEALKNHDSILIEETWNAAKAFIASLAKQATGKNILILTGASLEETRLYHDFPFFAGQSAIEFPAWETLPSENIAPSPDVVGERYKVLEQLMHQEGPHIILSGLQACLQRLIPPQKFKQLYMHLTLQTSISFEIFTERLVSMGYQRRAVAADKGEFAIRGGIIDIFPVSSPDPFRLDFWGDEIESIRIYDPIGQKSIRSVEKIEIPPAKELELLKPEPHLCTILDYLGPETIVVFDDILALEDRYASLVNICGSSTPTFCSIGQFMEAMAPLQKIFLSQNPIEELSEVRILDKTSTNYYSKQAPLYKLSFYLFASEFQARRWSHPFIPLGHFLLPEQAENAEINGQEILLSLSKLGRSDYHLHFLCATALEESNLKKRLHEANITLPENTFFHLHYLSSGFVLEDQKLIILPATEITHRYKIRRQKQRSTYHTTPMESYDLSAGELVVHLNNGIGKFIGLEKRSNLQGTLSEYFVIEYADNAKLFVPLNQAYLISKYIGANEEIPKLHHLGSSRWKKTKENTERAIMSYAADLLELYAKRSMKEGHAYSEDSPDMQAFEEDFPFVETEDQLAAIAAIKADMQEKKCMDRLICGDVGYGKTEVAMRAAFKAVVDGSKQVAVLVPTTVLAMQHYENFVERMSSFPISIAVMSRFRSTKQMKDTLEGIAKGSVDIVIGTHRLIGKDVIFKDLGLVIIDEEQRFGVKAKEQLKKIKNSIECLTLSATPIPRTLYMSLIGARDMSIINTPPQDRLPITTLITESNDETLKSALLRELSRNGQAYLIHNRVESIYEYAARLKKLLPHARIVVGHGQMSSQEIDAVFHAFKSGQADILVATTIVENGIDIPNANTILIDRADTFGLADLYQLRGRVGRWNRKAYAYFMVPRLRSLPELSRKRLNVLMEAQGYGGGMKIAMRDLEIRGAGNILGHEQSGQVAAIGFHLYCKLLKRTIQTLQGKISSLLVDTKMDFPLLDARLPEEFINEVSLRMEIYQRLGEAITHEEVEAIWEEIKDRFGKPPEAANWLYHLTKIRVYASTHGFTLLKLDKFSLSLEQQKGKQTKNKRTLIGPFKNGEQLESKVIQAMQEM; encoded by the coding sequence GTGTTTAAAGAAATAATCAAAAGTGAAAAAATTCAAAAGCTTGAAGAAGCTTTAAAAAATCATGATTCCATTCTTATTGAAGAAACATGGAATGCAGCCAAGGCTTTTATAGCTTCTTTAGCCAAGCAAGCCACTGGCAAAAACATTCTTATTTTAACAGGGGCTAGCTTAGAAGAGACCCGCTTATATCACGATTTTCCATTTTTTGCTGGGCAATCCGCTATTGAATTTCCCGCTTGGGAGACTTTGCCCTCTGAAAACATCGCACCTAGTCCTGATGTAGTGGGCGAGCGGTATAAAGTTTTAGAACAGCTAATGCACCAAGAAGGCCCTCACATTATTCTTTCTGGCTTGCAAGCTTGCTTGCAACGTCTGATCCCTCCCCAAAAATTTAAGCAGCTCTACATGCACCTGACCCTTCAAACATCTATCTCTTTTGAAATTTTTACAGAGCGCCTAGTGAGCATGGGATATCAAAGAAGAGCTGTGGCTGCGGATAAAGGAGAATTTGCTATTCGCGGCGGAATTATTGACATTTTTCCTGTTTCTTCCCCTGATCCTTTTCGGCTTGACTTCTGGGGGGATGAAATTGAATCCATCCGCATCTATGATCCTATTGGGCAAAAGTCTATCCGCAGTGTAGAAAAAATAGAGATTCCGCCTGCTAAAGAGTTAGAATTATTAAAACCTGAGCCTCATCTATGCACAATCTTGGATTATTTAGGTCCTGAGACTATCGTGGTCTTTGATGACATACTCGCTTTAGAAGATCGTTATGCTTCTCTTGTCAATATTTGTGGTAGCTCAACGCCTACCTTTTGCAGCATCGGACAGTTCATGGAAGCGATGGCCCCCCTACAAAAAATCTTTCTTAGTCAAAATCCTATAGAAGAATTAAGCGAAGTTCGCATCCTTGATAAAACTTCTACAAATTATTATTCTAAGCAGGCTCCTCTCTACAAGCTCTCTTTTTATCTATTCGCAAGCGAATTTCAGGCTCGACGTTGGTCTCATCCTTTCATTCCTCTTGGTCATTTCCTGTTGCCTGAGCAGGCAGAGAACGCAGAGATTAACGGCCAAGAAATTCTCTTATCCCTTTCTAAGCTTGGGCGATCAGATTATCATCTTCATTTTCTTTGTGCCACTGCCTTAGAAGAAAGTAATCTAAAAAAACGCCTTCATGAGGCTAATATTACCCTTCCGGAAAATACTTTTTTCCACCTTCACTACTTATCTAGCGGATTTGTCTTAGAAGATCAAAAGCTGATCATCTTACCTGCCACCGAGATCACGCATCGATATAAAATTCGCCGACAGAAACAGCGCAGCACTTATCATACTACCCCGATGGAGAGCTATGATTTATCTGCAGGAGAGCTTGTGGTGCACCTCAATAATGGAATCGGTAAATTTATTGGATTAGAAAAACGCTCTAATCTTCAAGGGACACTCAGTGAATATTTTGTCATTGAATATGCTGACAACGCTAAATTATTTGTCCCTCTTAATCAAGCTTACTTAATTAGCAAATATATAGGAGCTAATGAAGAAATTCCCAAACTGCATCATCTAGGCAGCAGTCGTTGGAAAAAAACTAAAGAAAATACTGAGCGGGCTATCATGAGCTATGCGGCCGATCTTTTAGAGCTATACGCTAAACGCTCTATGAAAGAAGGCCATGCCTATTCGGAAGACAGCCCAGATATGCAGGCTTTCGAAGAAGATTTTCCTTTTGTGGAAACTGAAGATCAACTAGCTGCTATTGCTGCCATTAAAGCTGACATGCAAGAAAAAAAATGCATGGATCGCCTGATCTGTGGCGATGTGGGATATGGGAAAACAGAAGTCGCTATGCGTGCTGCTTTTAAAGCAGTGGTTGACGGTAGCAAGCAGGTGGCGGTCTTAGTTCCCACCACCGTGTTAGCCATGCAGCATTATGAAAATTTTGTTGAAAGAATGAGCAGTTTCCCTATCAGTATCGCCGTCATGTCTCGCTTTCGTTCCACCAAACAAATGAAAGACACCTTAGAGGGCATTGCTAAGGGCTCTGTCGATATTGTTATTGGTACCCATCGTTTGATAGGCAAAGATGTTATTTTTAAAGATTTAGGGTTGGTTATCATCGACGAAGAACAACGTTTTGGTGTTAAAGCTAAAGAACAGCTGAAAAAAATTAAAAACTCTATTGAATGTTTAACGCTTTCTGCTACGCCCATTCCACGCACCCTTTACATGTCACTCATCGGAGCACGCGACATGTCTATCATTAACACTCCCCCTCAAGATCGCTTGCCTATTACTACTCTCATCACGGAATCTAATGATGAAACACTTAAGAGTGCTTTATTACGTGAATTATCTCGTAATGGCCAAGCTTATCTTATCCACAATCGCGTAGAATCCATCTATGAGTATGCCGCTCGCCTCAAAAAACTTTTACCCCACGCTCGTATTGTAGTAGGACATGGACAGATGAGCAGTCAAGAAATAGATGCTGTTTTCCATGCTTTCAAAAGCGGCCAAGCAGATATCTTGGTAGCTACGACAATTGTAGAAAACGGGATTGATATTCCTAATGCCAACACTATTTTAATCGACCGTGCCGATACTTTTGGGCTAGCGGATCTATACCAATTGCGTGGCCGAGTAGGCCGATGGAATAGAAAAGCTTATGCCTATTTTATGGTTCCTCGTCTACGCTCGTTGCCAGAACTTTCGCGCAAAAGGTTGAATGTGTTGATGGAAGCGCAAGGATATGGTGGCGGTATGAAAATTGCTATGCGCGATCTTGAAATCCGCGGGGCAGGAAATATTTTGGGCCATGAGCAATCCGGACAGGTAGCTGCTATTGGCTTTCATTTATATTGTAAGCTACTAAAAAGAACTATACAGACTTTGCAAGGTAAAATATCCAGCCTGCTTGTGGATACTAAAATGGATTTTCCCCTGCTAGACGCACGATTGCCAGAAGAATTTATTAATGAAGTCAGCTTACGCATGGAAATTTATCAAAGACTAGGAGAAGCCATCACCCACGAAGAGGTAGAGGCTATCTGGGAAGAAATTAAAGACCGTTTCGGAAAACCTCCTGAAGCTGCTAATTGGCTATATCATCTTACAAAAATACGTGTATATGCTTCTACCCACGGCTTTACTCTTTTAAAGCTCGATAAGTTTTCTTTAAGCTTAGAGCAGCAGAAAGGTAAGCAGACAAAAAATAAGCGAACGCTAATAGGTCCCTTTAAAAATGGTGAGCAGCTGGAGAGCAAGGTTATTCAAGCTATGCAAGAGATGTAA
- the ruvA gene encoding Holliday junction branch migration protein RuvA → MIAYIKGALTQLTALFAVIESGGIGYKILIPANLFAKLPSLQEDVLLYTAFVIRENSQTLYGFLNSEDRELFEALMNVTGVGPKMALNIIGHLSGRELQRAIHNHEIATISKVPGIGKKTAERLMIEMRDKIPAILLPDPEELVAYPSTDPQAQKIKDAMSALINLGYNQLIAQQAIKKCLKELPETIELSELITAALKNV, encoded by the coding sequence GTGATAGCTTATATAAAAGGAGCTTTAACGCAATTGACCGCCTTATTTGCTGTAATTGAAAGTGGTGGTATAGGCTACAAAATCTTAATTCCTGCAAATCTTTTTGCAAAGCTTCCCTCCCTACAGGAAGATGTTTTGCTTTACACTGCCTTTGTCATTAGAGAAAATTCCCAGACGTTATATGGATTTTTAAATAGCGAAGATCGCGAGCTTTTTGAAGCTTTAATGAATGTAACAGGCGTAGGGCCAAAGATGGCCTTAAACATTATAGGCCATCTATCAGGGCGTGAGCTGCAGCGGGCTATTCATAATCATGAGATAGCTACCATCAGCAAAGTTCCAGGCATTGGCAAGAAAACTGCAGAACGTTTGATGATAGAAATGCGCGATAAAATTCCAGCTATACTGCTTCCTGATCCTGAAGAGCTGGTTGCCTATCCCTCTACCGACCCCCAGGCTCAGAAAATTAAAGATGCGATGAGCGCTTTGATCAATCTAGGTTACAATCAACTGATTGCCCAACAAGCTATTAAAAAATGCTTGAAAGAATTGCCTGAAACGATTGAGTTGAGTGAATTGATTACTGCTGCTCTTAAGAATGTATAA
- the ruvC gene encoding crossover junction endodeoxyribonuclease RuvC has protein sequence MIIIGIDPGTRITGYGIIRVLGNVYQVLDYGCIRPPANYKLTERYLVIFNALEALIHRYSPEALAVETQYVSKNVQSAIKLGMARGIAILAAKKKGIAIFEYSPSKAKLAVVGNGSASKGQVQKMVQLLLKLAQPPKPEDAADALALAICHAHAAQCKSLYEAEI, from the coding sequence GTGATAATTATTGGAATTGATCCTGGCACGCGCATCACAGGATATGGCATTATTAGAGTTTTAGGAAATGTTTATCAAGTTCTAGATTATGGGTGTATACGCCCGCCCGCTAATTATAAATTAACAGAACGCTATCTGGTTATTTTTAATGCACTAGAGGCCCTTATTCATCGGTATTCCCCTGAGGCCCTTGCCGTGGAAACGCAGTATGTCAGTAAAAATGTGCAAAGTGCGATTAAGCTAGGAATGGCACGAGGAATTGCAATTTTAGCAGCCAAGAAAAAAGGGATTGCTATTTTTGAATATTCGCCTTCTAAAGCTAAGCTGGCGGTGGTAGGCAATGGAAGCGCTAGCAAAGGACAAGTGCAAAAGATGGTGCAACTTCTTTTAAAGCTCGCTCAGCCTCCTAAGCCGGAGGATGCTGCGGATGCTTTAGCGTTGGCAATCTGCCATGCCCATGCGGCCCAATGTAAGAGTCTCTATGAAGCGGAAATTTAA